CTGAAGTTTGCAAAGGCGACTTGCATGCATTGGATGACTCTTCGCTTCATTTTGATTCCTTGATCTCAGAGAATTTGTATTCTTTAGATTGCTTTTGTGGTTTTCTTACTAGTAAACAACTCATATTAAATGTCGCTTGCATGAAATGTAGGGAAGAAGTGATAGGCAGAATGCAAGCATAGACAATTCTGTCCTTATATTTCTTTCTCCCCCTGGTCTTCCTAATATTGCAGGTGTCTTACAGGTGATATACATGGACAATACCAAGACCTACTTAAAGTATTTGAACAGGGGGGTTACCCTCCCGCCGCAAACTACCTATTTCTTGGAGATTATGTGGATCGAGGCAAGCAAAGCTTGGAGACAATATGTTTGCTTCTGGCCTACAAAATAAAATATCCTGAAAAAGTCTTCCTTTTGAGAGGAAACCATGAAGATGCAAAGATTAACCGGATATATGGGTTCTATGACGAGTGTAAAAGGCGGTTCAACGTTAGGCTTTGGAAAATTTTTACTGACTGCTTTAATTGTTTGCCTGTGTCTGCACTTATTGATGGGAAGATACTTTGTATGCATGGTGGGCTCTCACCAGAGTTGGAAAACTTGGATCAAATAAAGGAACTTCCAAGGCCGACTGACATTCCAGATAATGGTCTTTTATGTGATTTGCTTTGGTCTGATCCTGATGCTAGGGTTGATGGCTGGGCAGAGAGTGATCGCGGTGTTTCCTGTACTTTTGGAGCTGATAGAGTTATTGAATTTTTAGACAAGAATGACCTTGATCTTGTTTGTCGGGGTCATCAGGTAATCCTctttttatttatgaaattgaatTACTGTTGAAACTGGCTTTAGGGTCAGGGTATGCGTGTGCAGCCATCATAAGCTTCTGTTTTGTATTCCATATGCCttccaaccaatcatatctAAAATACTTTGGACTAGTAGAAGTAATGTAGGCATGTGAACATACATACCTCTCAGGTTTTATAGTAGCTCTAGGCTTCCTTTGTCCAAATTGTTTTTTCATTTAAGTTAGTTGCAGGTGGTTGAGGACGGCTATGAATTTTTCGCGAAACGAAGATTAGTCACTATATTCTCAGCTCCAAACTACGGAGGGGAGTTTGATAATGCCGGTGCTCTAATGAGTGTTGATGAAGCTCTACTGTGTTCCTTTGAGATACTTAAATCAAGTGCTGATGAAGCCTCAAGTAGTCGTTTAAATCTTAAAAAGGTATTTGTATCGTTCATTATATTCATTTTGATAATAATATGTATGATACTATGATGATATCTATTCACGCTggcttatttttttttgttctttggcAGCTGCCTAAAGCTGGAAAGAACTGATCATTTGGAGATTTCTCACAGCTCCATAAGGAAACTCAACAAACTCCATCAATGGTTCGAATTCTTCTAATAGATGACCTTGCTTGATAAGGGAGAAGCTTGATCATATTAATCAACACGGGAGAAGCTTGATCCTATTGAAAGATATCTGACAAGTCAATTTCACGGAAGTTTTTATGAAATGTGTACA
Above is a genomic segment from Rosa chinensis cultivar Old Blush chromosome 3, RchiOBHm-V2, whole genome shotgun sequence containing:
- the LOC112192255 gene encoding serine/threonine-protein phosphatase PP1 isoform X2; the protein is MRCLTGDIHGQYQDLLKVFEQGGYPPAANYLFLGDYVDRGKQSLETICLLLAYKIKYPEKVFLLRGNHEDAKINRIYGFYDECKRRFNVRLWKIFTDCFNCLPVSALIDGKILCMHGGLSPELENLDQIKELPRPTDIPDNGLLCDLLWSDPDARVDGWAESDRGVSCTFGADRVIEFLDKNDLDLVCRGHQVVEDGYEFFAKRRLVTIFSAPNYGGEFDNAGALMSVDEALLCSFEILKSSADEASSSRLNLKKLPKAGKN
- the LOC112192255 gene encoding serine/threonine-protein phosphatase PP1 isoform X1 encodes the protein MMMMTMEGMMDKGVLDDIIRRLLEGKGGKQVQLSEAEIRQLCVNARQIFLSQPNLLEVRAPIHICGDIHGQYQDLLKVFEQGGYPPAANYLFLGDYVDRGKQSLETICLLLAYKIKYPEKVFLLRGNHEDAKINRIYGFYDECKRRFNVRLWKIFTDCFNCLPVSALIDGKILCMHGGLSPELENLDQIKELPRPTDIPDNGLLCDLLWSDPDARVDGWAESDRGVSCTFGADRVIEFLDKNDLDLVCRGHQVVEDGYEFFAKRRLVTIFSAPNYGGEFDNAGALMSVDEALLCSFEILKSSADEASSSRLNLKKLPKAGKN